The genomic interval TGGTATCATTTGCGTCATTGTTGCCTTGGGTGTTTTTTTAGCGGTGTACATTACCACTTTGATTTTTATTAAAAAAACCTCGCCGCTCAACATTTTTACGCGTAGCTGGGCTGCTCTGTCTCTCTTTTTTGTTATCGAGTTAGCGGCACTGTTTGTGGCGATGTTTGGCGGTTTGATTTAATCATTCTCGCATAAGGCAGCGTTCCCCAAGATACACTTTCGCTCTCGATATCCTTGGGCAGTATTGGATATTCTCGCGACTACATTCTCAAATGTGATGTTAATCATCTATAAGTTCTCGAAAAATCTCGTGTTCTGCTCATTTTTCCATTAAAATAGACCACCGATACAGTGTGCCGAGAATAAATATCTATTCTCATACATCATATAAGCTGTACGTATTAAAGATTTTGGAGAGAGACCATCATGATTAAAGGTTTTAAAGATTTCATTTCACGTGGCAATGTCGTAGATATGGCAGTCGGTGTTGTTATGGGTGGCGCAGTGACCGCAGTTGTCACTTCTATTGTTGAAAACTTCATTAACCCATTGGTAGCAATGATTTTCGGCAAGCCAGATATGTCTGATTTATTGAAGATCACCTTCAACGGCGCAACAATTTCTTTCGGCGCTATTTTGACTGCTTTGATTAACTTCCTGATTGTTGCTGCTGCAGTGTACTTCTTCATCGTTTTGCC from Alloscardovia omnicolens carries:
- the mscL gene encoding large conductance mechanosensitive channel protein MscL, whose amino-acid sequence is MIKGFKDFISRGNVVDMAVGVVMGGAVTAVVTSIVENFINPLVAMIFGKPDMSDLLKITFNGATISFGAILTALINFLIVAAAVYFFIVLPMNKLKEITEKKEAVEEAAAASAEEVQLATLQEIRDLLKAQQN